From the genome of Streptomyces sp. NBC_01341, one region includes:
- a CDS encoding bifunctional DNA primase/polymerase, with the protein MGFTIGGIREMRPGGARRRGRAGWATAVAEYTGLWGWAVTPGARAAAGVCSCGDPGCAAPGAHPLGFAPEVPPGATLGMAADAWAEVPGASVLLPVGRSFDVLDAPETAGRRALVRMERMGVPLGPVAVTPTGRAQFFVAPGAAAGLPGLLYRMGWDDADLDLRALGAGTYITAPPSDLGGLGPVRWLRPPAPGTAAAPPQARLLLGTLAYICHRW; encoded by the coding sequence ATGGGCTTCACGATCGGCGGCATCCGGGAGATGCGCCCGGGCGGCGCGCGGCGACGCGGCCGTGCGGGCTGGGCGACGGCGGTGGCCGAGTACACGGGTTTGTGGGGCTGGGCCGTGACGCCCGGCGCGCGAGCGGCCGCAGGGGTCTGCTCGTGCGGCGACCCCGGGTGCGCCGCCCCCGGCGCCCACCCGCTGGGCTTCGCGCCGGAGGTCCCGCCCGGCGCCACCCTCGGCATGGCCGCGGACGCCTGGGCCGAGGTGCCGGGCGCGTCGGTGCTGCTCCCCGTCGGCCGGAGCTTCGACGTGCTCGACGCCCCCGAGACCGCCGGCCGCCGCGCGCTGGTCCGGATGGAACGGATGGGAGTGCCGCTCGGGCCGGTGGCCGTCACCCCGACAGGGCGCGCCCAGTTCTTCGTCGCCCCAGGGGCAGCCGCCGGACTGCCCGGCCTGCTCTACCGGATGGGCTGGGACGACGCGGATCTGGACCTGAGGGCGCTCGGGGCGGGCACGTACATCACGGCTCCGCCCTCGGACCTCGGCGGCCTCGGTCCCGTCCGCTGGCTGCGGCCGCCGGCGCCCGGGACGGCCGCCGCTCCCCCGCAGGCCAGGCTGCTGCTCGGCACGCTCGCCTACATATGTCACCGGTGGTGA